From a region of the Candidatus Methylomirabilota bacterium genome:
- a CDS encoding TIGR01777 family protein gives MTPLRILITGSTGFIGSALVPFLAASGHRIGRLVRTLPRKGKNEFQWGPETGFIDASRLEGMDGVVHLAGENIAADRWTAEKKAQIRDSRVVGTTLLCETLAGLKQPPKVLVCASAIGYYGDRGDELLTEESGPGAGFLASVCREWEAATKPAEQKGIRVVHLRFGMVLSPTGGAMAKLLPPFKKGLGGVLGTGRQYVSWITLDDLVDVIVHALTTDALQGPVNTVTPNPVTNRELTRMLGRLLGRMTIFPMPAAAARLVFGELADELLLASQRVQPTRLLATGYEFRYPELEGALRHLLAA, from the coding sequence ATGACACCGCTGCGGATCCTTATCACAGGTTCAACTGGATTCATCGGATCGGCGCTCGTTCCGTTTCTGGCGGCAAGCGGGCATCGTATCGGCCGTCTGGTTCGCACCTTGCCGCGGAAGGGCAAGAACGAGTTCCAATGGGGTCCTGAGACAGGATTCATTGATGCCTCTCGTCTGGAAGGCATGGACGGGGTCGTCCATCTGGCCGGTGAAAACATTGCGGCCGATCGGTGGACGGCCGAGAAGAAGGCGCAGATTCGAGACAGCCGGGTCGTCGGGACGACCTTGCTCTGCGAGACGCTGGCCGGACTGAAGCAGCCGCCCAAGGTACTCGTCTGCGCATCCGCCATCGGGTACTACGGCGATCGCGGGGATGAACTGCTCACGGAAGAGAGCGGACCCGGCGCCGGCTTCCTGGCCTCGGTCTGTCGCGAATGGGAGGCGGCCACGAAGCCCGCCGAACAGAAGGGGATCCGCGTGGTTCACCTCCGTTTCGGGATGGTGCTGAGCCCGACGGGCGGCGCCATGGCCAAGCTGCTCCCGCCGTTTAAGAAGGGCCTTGGCGGGGTGCTTGGGACGGGACGCCAGTACGTAAGCTGGATCACCCTGGATGACCTTGTGGACGTCATTGTCCATGCGCTGACGACAGACGCGCTCCAGGGTCCGGTCAACACGGTGACGCCGAATCCGGTGACCAACCGGGAATTGACCCGGATGCTGGGACGGCTGCTCGGCCGCATGACGATCTTTCCCATGCCTGCCGCCGCCGCGCGTCTTGTCTTTGGTGAGCTGGCGGACGAATTGCTCCTGGCCAGTCAGCGGGTCCAGCCGACGCGGCTCCTGGCGACCGGATACGAGTTTCGCTATCCCGAACTCGAGGGCGCCCTTCGGCATCTGTTGGCCGCATAA
- a CDS encoding NAD(P)-dependent oxidoreductase: MANILIAGCGYVGTALGFLLAGEGHTVWGLRRHPETLPSGIRPLAADLTSPDTLQGLPSTIDYVFYSAAPDTHDDAAYRAVYVEGLRNLLNALTAQRATPRRIFLTSSTGVYGESSGAWVDESSPTQPAEFGGIRLLEGERLLLDGPFPATVLRLGGLYGPGRASLIEQVRHGRIAWDNESPVYFNRIHRDDAAGALRHLMLLAAPDPIYVGVDHEPTTLAVLLDWLAEALGVPPTRPSESTTVRTARHPANKRCCNARLVASGYVFRYPTFREGYTALLDPPGKLSW, translated from the coding sequence ATGGCGAACATCCTTATAGCTGGATGCGGGTATGTCGGAACGGCGCTTGGCTTCCTGCTGGCTGGTGAGGGACATACCGTCTGGGGATTGCGTCGTCATCCCGAGACGCTCCCGTCCGGCATCCGTCCTCTCGCGGCCGATCTGACCTCTCCCGATACGCTTCAAGGTCTGCCATCAACTATCGATTATGTGTTCTACTCCGCGGCCCCCGATACCCATGACGATGCAGCCTACCGAGCGGTCTATGTGGAGGGGCTCCGCAACCTGCTCAACGCGCTGACCGCGCAGCGGGCGACTCCCAGACGTATCTTCCTGACATCGAGTACGGGGGTCTACGGGGAATCCTCAGGGGCCTGGGTGGATGAGAGTTCGCCGACCCAGCCCGCGGAATTCGGCGGGATTCGGCTGCTCGAGGGAGAGCGTCTGCTGCTGGACGGTCCGTTTCCGGCGACGGTCTTACGCCTGGGCGGTCTGTACGGTCCCGGACGCGCGTCGCTGATCGAGCAGGTACGTCACGGTCGGATCGCGTGGGATAATGAATCGCCTGTCTATTTCAATCGTATTCATCGGGATGACGCCGCCGGGGCCCTGCGTCATCTGATGCTGCTTGCGGCTCCGGACCCCATCTACGTCGGGGTCGATCACGAACCGACCACACTGGCCGTACTGCTTGACTGGCTGGCTGAAGCCCTGGGCGTCCCGCCGACGCGGCCGAGCGAATCGACCACGGTGCGGACGGCTCGGCATCCCGCCAACAAACGGTGTTGCAATGCCCGGCTTGTCGCCTCCGGCTACGTGTTCCGCTATCCCACCTTCCGCGAGGGATATACAGCCCTGCTCGACCCACCCGGCAAGCTGTCTTGGTGA
- the coxB gene encoding cytochrome c oxidase subunit II, with the protein MERPGSVPLLRWLPENVSTYGQEIDRLFYLIYYITGTIFLLVAGTMAAFLILYRHRDGRRATYSHGNITLEIIWTVIPAIILIVLSLMSRATWGDIKAHQPPPDVRVRVTAKQFNWEILYPGPDGQFDTADDFQIDNELHVPVNKVIQVSIRSKDVIHSFFLPNLRLKQDAVPGREIAAWFAATKPGLYEIPCAELCGFGHSGMLGHLTVHTADEYDTWVKEQWPGS; encoded by the coding sequence ATCGAACGACCAGGGAGCGTACCCTTGTTACGTTGGCTTCCCGAAAACGTCTCCACCTACGGTCAAGAGATCGACCGCCTCTTCTACCTTATCTACTACATCACCGGTACGATTTTCCTGCTGGTAGCAGGCACCATGGCGGCCTTCCTCATCCTGTACCGTCATCGGGACGGACGGCGCGCAACGTACTCGCACGGCAACATTACGCTGGAGATCATCTGGACCGTTATTCCCGCGATCATTCTGATTGTGCTGTCGCTCATGAGCCGAGCCACATGGGGCGACATCAAGGCCCATCAGCCGCCCCCCGATGTGCGGGTCCGGGTGACCGCAAAACAGTTCAACTGGGAGATTCTCTACCCGGGACCGGACGGGCAGTTCGACACGGCGGACGATTTTCAGATCGACAACGAGCTGCACGTCCCGGTCAACAAGGTGATCCAGGTCAGCATCCGATCGAAGGATGTCATTCACAGTTTTTTCCTGCCCAATCTGCGCCTGAAGCAGGATGCCGTACCGGGACGCGAGATTGCCGCATGGTTTGCCGCCACCAAGCCCGGTCTGTACGAGATCCCCTGCGCCGAGTTGTGCGGGTTCGGTCACTCGGGGATGCTTGGGCATCTGACGGTGCATACCGCCGACGAGTACGATACATGGGTCAAGGAGCAATGGCCGGGGTCCTGA
- a CDS encoding cytochrome c oxidase subunit I, with translation MTHAGHGFVRTYIFSTDHKMIAKQFLFLGLFMLVLGGLMALMMRWQLAWPESEVPWTRWIPEPFMTEGHMNPAFYNSLFTMHATIMIFFVVMPILIGCFGNLLIPLMIGARDMAFPVLNMLSFWVGALSGLIMLAGFFVPGGHAAGGWTAYAPLSAVPEYSGVEWGQNLWCISLIVLGISSLMGSINYITTVINMRAPGMTFFRLPLIIWSLFIVAILLLLALPVLTTALVMLLLDRMAGTSFFLPAGGGEPLLWQHLFWFFGHPEVYVLILPAMGAASEILSVFARKPIFGYRAMACSMMVIAFLGFIVWGHHMFVSGMNPVLGTSFMVSTMVIAVPSAIKTFNWLGTLWGGSIRFTTPMLFALGFVSMFVIGGLSGVFAASTPVDMFIHDTYFIVAHIHYVLFGGSLFALFAGLYYWFPKMFGRMMNEPLGKWHFFTTFIAYNCTFFPMFILGVGGMMRRIYNPLQYEFLKPLQPINVFITVSALILGTVQILFIVNFFWSLVAGRKAERNPWRANTLEWSASSPPPHGNFDLIPTVYRGPYEYSAPEAPEDYLPQDRSLAAAPEARAASPGGS, from the coding sequence ATGACGCACGCCGGGCACGGCTTCGTACGGACCTATATCTTTTCCACGGATCATAAGATGATCGCCAAGCAGTTCCTCTTTCTTGGGCTGTTCATGCTGGTATTGGGCGGGTTGATGGCGCTCATGATGCGATGGCAACTGGCCTGGCCGGAGAGCGAGGTGCCGTGGACCCGTTGGATTCCTGAGCCGTTTATGACCGAGGGGCACATGAACCCGGCCTTCTACAACTCGCTCTTTACGATGCACGCCACCATCATGATCTTCTTTGTGGTGATGCCGATCCTGATAGGCTGTTTCGGGAACCTTTTGATCCCCCTCATGATTGGCGCGCGGGACATGGCCTTTCCGGTGCTCAATATGCTCTCGTTCTGGGTCGGCGCCCTGTCCGGTCTCATCATGCTGGCCGGCTTTTTTGTTCCCGGCGGACACGCTGCCGGCGGGTGGACCGCCTATGCGCCGCTCTCTGCAGTGCCCGAGTACTCCGGTGTGGAGTGGGGGCAGAACCTCTGGTGCATCAGCCTGATCGTCCTGGGTATCTCGTCGTTGATGGGCTCGATCAACTACATCACGACGGTCATCAATATGCGGGCGCCCGGTATGACCTTCTTCCGTCTGCCGCTGATCATCTGGTCCCTCTTCATTGTGGCGATCCTCCTTCTGCTGGCGCTTCCGGTGTTGACGACGGCGCTGGTCATGCTGTTGTTGGATCGTATGGCGGGGACCAGTTTCTTCCTCCCTGCGGGCGGGGGTGAACCGCTGCTGTGGCAGCACCTGTTCTGGTTCTTCGGCCATCCCGAGGTCTATGTCCTGATCCTCCCGGCTATGGGGGCCGCCTCGGAGATCCTCTCCGTCTTCGCCCGAAAGCCGATCTTCGGCTATCGGGCGATGGCCTGCTCCATGATGGTCATCGCCTTCCTGGGCTTCATTGTATGGGGCCACCACATGTTTGTGAGCGGGATGAACCCGGTCCTGGGCACCAGCTTCATGGTCTCGACCATGGTGATCGCGGTCCCGTCGGCCATCAAGACGTTCAACTGGCTCGGAACGCTGTGGGGCGGCTCGATCCGATTCACCACGCCGATGCTCTTTGCGCTGGGTTTTGTTTCGATGTTCGTCATCGGGGGGCTGAGCGGCGTCTTTGCGGCGTCAACGCCGGTGGATATGTTCATTCACGATACCTACTTCATCGTCGCCCATATCCATTATGTCCTGTTCGGGGGGAGCCTCTTTGCGCTCTTTGCCGGGCTGTACTACTGGTTTCCGAAGATGTTCGGGCGGATGATGAACGAGCCGCTCGGAAAGTGGCACTTCTTTACCACCTTCATCGCCTATAACTGCACCTTCTTTCCCATGTTTATTCTGGGTGTGGGCGGCATGATGCGGCGCATCTACAACCCGCTTCAGTACGAGTTTCTAAAACCGCTCCAGCCGATCAACGTCTTCATCACCGTCAGCGCGCTTATACTCGGCACGGTCCAGATACTCTTCATCGTCAACTTTTTCTGGAGTCTGGTGGCCGGCAGGAAAGCAGAGCGGAATCCTTGGCGCGCCAATACGCTGGAATGGAGCGCGTCCTCGCCGCCGCCGCACGGCAACTTCGACCTGATCCCTACAGTCTATCGCGGTCCGTACGAGTACAGCGCGCCGGAGGCGCCCGAGGACTACCTGCCTCAAGACCGATCGCTCGCTGCCGCACCAGAGGCACGAGCGGCAAGCCCTGGAGGATCGTAA
- a CDS encoding cytochrome oxidase subunit III: MWVFLAGDAMSFGALLAGYGALRYGSTDWPLPSSVLGITLTAFMTFLLICSSVTMVLALAAIQRDDRRGLCRFLTLTILGGLAFLGLQAYEWTHLIHRGLTLTGNPFGAVLFGTTFFIITGFHGAHVTGGVVYLACYLVQALCGRLGQQKANAIEIAALYWHFVDLVWILVFTFVYLL, translated from the coding sequence ATGTGGGTCTTTCTGGCCGGCGATGCGATGTCGTTTGGGGCGCTGTTGGCCGGATACGGTGCCCTTCGCTATGGCAGCACCGACTGGCCGCTGCCGTCGAGTGTGCTCGGGATCACACTGACCGCGTTTATGACGTTTCTATTGATCTGCAGCAGCGTGACCATGGTCCTCGCGCTCGCAGCGATCCAGCGGGATGACCGGCGGGGGTTATGCCGGTTCCTCACACTTACGATTCTCGGCGGGCTTGCGTTTCTGGGGCTGCAGGCGTACGAATGGACCCACCTGATCCATCGTGGTCTGACCCTGACCGGCAACCCCTTTGGGGCTGTGCTCTTTGGGACGACCTTCTTCATCATCACGGGCTTTCACGGAGCCCATGTGACCGGAGGCGTGGTCTATCTCGCCTGCTACCTGGTACAGGCGCTATGCGGGCGGCTGGGGCAGCAGAAGGCCAACGCCATCGAGATTGCCGCCCTCTACTGGCACTTCGTGGATCTCGTGTGGATCCTCGTCTTCACCTTTGTCTACCTGCTGTGA
- a CDS encoding oxidase, whose amino-acid sequence MTVRRDTPHYIAVFWWLLGLTLAEVVVIFLPLARLATGFLLVGFALSKASLVAMYFMHLRFERRVLALIAITPVILCLFLLFGLLPDHAATPHRSTAPAQPSTAPH is encoded by the coding sequence ATGACCGTACGGCGGGACACCCCTCACTACATTGCGGTCTTCTGGTGGCTCCTCGGGCTCACGCTTGCAGAGGTCGTCGTGATCTTTCTTCCGCTGGCAAGACTCGCCACGGGATTCCTGCTGGTGGGGTTCGCGCTGTCCAAGGCCTCACTGGTCGCGATGTACTTCATGCACCTCAGATTTGAGCGACGCGTACTGGCATTGATCGCCATTACCCCGGTGATACTCTGCCTGTTCCTGCTGTTCGGATTGCTGCCCGATCACGCAGCCACCCCGCACCGATCTACGGCGCCTGCTCAACCCTCCACTGCGCCTCACTGA
- a CDS encoding nucleotide sugar epimerase: MKPGIVVLTGCAGFIGCKVAELLLQAGHLVIGIDNLNDAYDVRLKQWRLEQMLPHPSFQFHQLDISDRVALSALFSAACGSDSRNPTAVINLAARAGVRQSVEDPWVYYDTNVTGTLNLLDLCRTFGISKFVLASTSSLYGQSNPLPYREDANTDAPLSPYAASKKAAETLCYTYHYLYGIDVTVLRYFTVYGPAGRPDMSLFRFVQWISEGRPVMVYGDGRQSRDFTFVDDIARGTIAGLRPLGYEVINLGSDTPVVLIDAVRLVEELIGKKAEIVHSARHPADVQATWAEIGKANQLLGWQPQSTFRDGVGALVQWYQANREWTRAISTR; encoded by the coding sequence ATGAAACCAGGGATTGTCGTACTGACAGGTTGTGCGGGCTTCATCGGCTGCAAGGTCGCCGAGCTGCTCCTGCAGGCCGGTCACCTCGTGATCGGGATCGATAATCTGAACGACGCCTACGACGTGCGGTTGAAGCAGTGGCGCCTTGAGCAGATGCTCCCCCACCCCAGCTTTCAGTTTCACCAGCTCGATATCAGCGACCGCGTCGCCCTGAGTGCGCTCTTTAGTGCGGCATGCGGTTCCGATAGTCGCAACCCGACTGCCGTGATCAATCTGGCCGCCCGGGCCGGTGTCCGCCAATCGGTCGAAGACCCTTGGGTCTATTACGACACCAACGTCACCGGGACGCTCAACCTTTTGGACCTATGCCGCACGTTCGGGATCAGCAAGTTCGTCCTCGCTTCGACCTCCAGCCTGTACGGGCAGTCGAATCCCCTGCCCTACCGGGAGGATGCGAACACCGACGCCCCGCTCTCACCCTACGCCGCCTCCAAGAAGGCCGCCGAAACGCTGTGTTATACCTACCATTATCTGTATGGGATCGACGTCACGGTCTTGCGGTACTTTACCGTCTATGGTCCGGCCGGGCGACCCGATATGAGTCTCTTTCGCTTCGTGCAATGGATCAGCGAAGGACGCCCGGTCATGGTATATGGCGACGGCCGACAATCCCGCGATTTCACCTTCGTTGACGATATTGCCAGAGGCACGATTGCCGGCCTCAGGCCCCTGGGGTATGAGGTGATCAACCTGGGCTCCGATACACCTGTTGTGCTGATCGATGCGGTCCGGCTTGTGGAGGAATTGATCGGAAAGAAGGCAGAGATCGTACACTCGGCCCGCCATCCGGCCGACGTCCAGGCCACATGGGCAGAGATCGGCAAGGCCAACCAATTACTGGGTTGGCAGCCGCAATCGACATTCCGGGATGGCGTCGGCGCGCTGGTCCAGTGGTATCAGGCCAATCGCGAGTGGACGAGGGCGATATCAACACGGTGA
- a CDS encoding CopG family transcriptional regulator, whose translation MPRSKVAISLDESTLDRLDQLAKKHVFPSRSRAMEEAVAKKLARLDKRRLAQECATLDPAFEKALAEEGLSENLAEWPQY comes from the coding sequence ATGCCAAGATCGAAGGTGGCCATTTCGTTAGACGAATCCACACTGGATCGTCTCGATCAACTGGCGAAGAAGCACGTCTTCCCCAGTCGTAGCAGGGCCATGGAGGAAGCGGTCGCCAAAAAACTCGCCCGCTTAGACAAACGTCGTCTCGCCCAAGAGTGTGCCACACTGGATCCCGCATTCGAAAAGGCGCTGGCGGAAGAGGGGCTGTCTGAGAACCTTGCGGAATGGCCCCAATACTAG
- a CDS encoding DUF2442 domain-containing protein translates to MIPRVEEAHYVQGFTIHLRFSDGTEGDVDLGGELYGEVFEPLKEQALFRRFVVHPEFHTLSWPNGADFAPEYLYEKVRVAA, encoded by the coding sequence ATGATACCGAGAGTTGAGGAAGCGCACTATGTCCAAGGGTTCACAATTCACCTTCGGTTTTCGGACGGAACGGAAGGCGACGTGGATCTTGGGGGGGAGTTATACGGGGAAGTCTTTGAACCGCTCAAGGAACAGGCCCTGTTCCGGCGGTTCGTCGTACACCCCGAATTCCATACGCTCTCCTGGCCAAACGGGGCTGACTTCGCCCCGGAATATCTGTACGAGAAGGTGCGGGTTGCAGCATAA
- a CDS encoding transcriptional regulator: MPEISRFLGVVIGIFPRDHPPPHFHAVYGEYQITVGIQSGLVSGNFPKRALRLVLEWLDLHQAELLEDWNLVQAGRPANKIPPLE; encoded by the coding sequence GTGCCTGAGATATCCAGATTCCTCGGCGTGGTGATCGGCATCTTTCCGCGGGACCATCCACCGCCGCACTTCCATGCCGTGTACGGAGAGTACCAGATCACGGTCGGTATCCAGAGCGGCCTCGTCAGTGGCAATTTTCCGAAGCGCGCATTGCGCCTCGTGCTGGAGTGGCTCGACCTTCACCAGGCGGAACTCCTTGAGGATTGGAACCTTGTTCAGGCCGGGCGACCGGCAAATAAGATCCCACCATTGGAGTAG
- a CDS encoding transcriptional regulator: protein MKSYGKPLRLRHNNRDFQNLVRSVRQAGRIRRGTMRPARVFTFHPADIKAIRLKLGKSQSEFALMIGVSLATLQNWEQGRRVPEGPARALPKVAADNPEAVAHTLGA from the coding sequence ATGAAGAGCTATGGCAAGCCGTTGAGACTGAGGCACAATAACAGGGACTTTCAGAATCTCGTCAGGAGCGTTCGTCAAGCTGGGCGGATCCGGCGGGGCACGATGAGGCCGGCCCGGGTCTTTACGTTTCACCCGGCTGACATCAAGGCGATCCGTCTCAAGCTGGGTAAGTCACAATCCGAGTTCGCCCTGATGATCGGCGTCAGCCTGGCCACGCTGCAGAACTGGGAACAAGGGCGGCGAGTGCCTGAAGGCCCGGCGCGGGCGCTGCCGAAGGTGGCTGCAGACAATCCGGAGGCCGTCGCCCATACGCTGGGAGCGTAG
- the higA gene encoding addiction module antidote protein, HigA family has translation MAKRDFPPIHPGEILLEEFLKPMNISQYRLARDISVDPRRINEIVHGKRSISADTALRLGRYFGTSARLWLNLQSHYDLEVQEELIGDRLEEEVKSVA, from the coding sequence ATGGCAAAGAGAGACTTCCCTCCCATTCATCCCGGTGAAATCCTCCTGGAAGAGTTCCTCAAGCCGATGAATATCTCTCAGTACAGACTCGCGAGAGATATCAGTGTCGATCCCCGTCGGATCAATGAGATCGTGCATGGCAAGCGCTCGATCAGCGCCGATACGGCCCTGCGTCTTGGCCGCTACTTTGGCACCTCTGCCCGGCTGTGGCTCAATCTCCAATCCCATTACGATCTGGAGGTGCAAGAGGAACTGATCGGCGATCGGCTGGAAGAAGAAGTCAAATCTGTTGCATGA
- a CDS encoding putative addiction module antidote protein, producing the protein MAKFAPFDAADYLDDEETIAEYLTAALEDPNPDVFLTAVRDVARARGMAQLAKDAGLGRESLYKALAPGAKPRYDTMLKLLHALGVKLSASSAHS; encoded by the coding sequence ATGGCTAAATTTGCCCCCTTCGATGCTGCAGACTACCTCGACGACGAGGAAACTATTGCGGAATATCTCACCGCTGCCCTCGAAGATCCGAATCCCGACGTATTTCTTACCGCAGTGCGCGATGTCGCCCGTGCTCGGGGCATGGCGCAACTTGCCAAAGACGCCGGTCTTGGACGCGAGAGCCTCTACAAAGCGCTTGCGCCTGGTGCCAAGCCGCGCTACGACACGATGCTGAAGCTGCTGCATGCGCTCGGCGTTAAACTTTCGGCCTCTTCCGCTCATTCGTGA
- a CDS encoding addiction module protein, with product MNTFHRSEEFDAWLVALKDEVGRARIVHRIRSAEHGNFGDCEPVGEGVSEMRIHVGPGYRVYFTRRGEVMYLLLLGGDKSSQKRDITHAVEMARALEKE from the coding sequence GTGAATACCTTTCACCGTTCCGAGGAATTTGACGCATGGCTCGTCGCATTGAAAGATGAGGTGGGCCGTGCCCGTATCGTTCACCGCATCCGCTCTGCCGAGCACGGCAACTTTGGCGACTGTGAGCCGGTGGGCGAGGGCGTCTCCGAAATGCGTATCCATGTCGGCCCTGGTTATCGAGTCTATTTTACTCGTCGCGGAGAGGTGATGTATCTGCTTCTGCTTGGCGGGGACAAGTCCTCGCAGAAGCGTGACATCACACATGCCGTTGAAATGGCCCGGGCTTTGGAGAAGGAGTGA
- a CDS encoding DUF2442 domain-containing protein — MIPRVEEAHYVQGFTIHLRFSDGTKGDVDLSGELYGEVFEPLKDQVLFRQFIVHPEFHTLSWSNGADFAPEYLYEKVRVAA, encoded by the coding sequence ATGATACCGAGAGTTGAGGAAGCGCACTATGTCCAAGGGTTCACAATTCACCTTCGGTTTTCGGACGGAACGAAAGGTGACGTGGATCTTAGCGGGGAGTTATACGGGGAAGTCTTTGAACCGCTCAAGGACCAGGTCCTGTTCCGGCAGTTCATCGTACACCCCGAATTCCATACTCTCTCCTGGTCAAACGGGGCTGACTTCGCCCCGGAATATCTGTACGAGAAGGTGCGGGTTGCAGCATAA
- a CDS encoding restriction endonuclease subunit R, with product MVPKRVQDRLVRSLAKFQQVIKIAKDRDVNESDTVSIIRDTLAEVFGYDKHLDITSEFAVRGTYCDLAIKNDGKVEYLIEAKAIGLDLKDSHLRQAIEYGANKGVQWVILTNADSWQVYKIRFEQPIAYDLVCAFNFLDLNPKNDEHLEMLFVVCKEGLAKDAREEFHEKTQTVNRFVLGALILTDDVVSVIRRELRKLSDGVLISPEEICKVLRDEVLKRDVLEGDEAAKASTRIRKFYGKLARRARSTSDDKKDSGIDTLSIGEACSSEMQASED from the coding sequence ATGGTTCCCAAACGCGTTCAGGATCGACTCGTCAGATCCCTCGCGAAGTTTCAGCAGGTAATCAAAATTGCCAAAGACCGCGATGTCAACGAGTCCGACACCGTTTCAATCATCAGGGATACCCTCGCCGAGGTCTTTGGGTATGACAAACACCTCGATATTACCAGCGAGTTCGCAGTCCGCGGCACTTACTGTGACCTCGCTATCAAGAATGACGGTAAAGTCGAATACCTGATTGAGGCCAAGGCAATCGGGCTCGATCTCAAAGACAGCCATCTTCGCCAGGCAATCGAATACGGTGCCAATAAGGGAGTTCAGTGGGTCATCCTCACGAATGCCGATTCCTGGCAGGTCTACAAGATTCGTTTTGAGCAACCAATCGCCTACGATCTTGTCTGCGCGTTCAATTTCCTCGATTTGAACCCAAAGAATGACGAGCACCTTGAAATGCTCTTCGTCGTCTGCAAGGAAGGGCTCGCCAAGGATGCCCGGGAGGAATTTCATGAAAAGACGCAAACCGTCAACCGCTTCGTCCTTGGCGCACTCATTTTGACGGACGACGTCGTGTCGGTGATTCGACGCGAGCTTCGCAAGCTGTCGGACGGCGTCTTGATATCCCCCGAGGAAATATGCAAGGTTCTCAGGGATGAGGTGCTGAAGCGGGACGTTCTTGAGGGGGACGAAGCGGCCAAAGCCTCTACCCGCATTCGTAAATTCTACGGAAAGCTTGCCAGGCGTGCTCGAAGCACCTCCGACGACAAGAAGGATTCCGGTATTGACACGCTATCGATCGGAGAGGCGTGCTCATCCGAAATGCAAGCGTCGGAGGACTAG